The Candidatus Methylomirabilis limnetica genome has a window encoding:
- the rpsU gene encoding 30S ribosomal protein S21 — protein sequence MASVTVKENEPIEVALRRFKKLCERTGVLSELRKREHYEKPSVRRKKKTIAARKKTLKRASGTVE from the coding sequence ATGGCGAGTGTGACGGTCAAGGAGAACGAGCCGATCGAGGTTGCTCTCCGCCGTTTCAAGAAACTGTGCGAGAGGACTGGAGTCCTGTCAGAGCTCCGCAAGCGCGAGCATTACGAAAAGCCCAGTGTCCGCCGCAAGAAAAAAACGATAGCCGCCAGGAAGAAGACCTTGAAACGCGCCAGCGGCACTGTAGAGTAG
- the dnaK gene encoding molecular chaperone DnaK encodes MPKVLGIDLGTTNSVMAIMEAGDPVVVPNAEGGRLTPSVVAFSKEGERLVGQVAKRQATTNPENTIFSIKRFMGRRNEEVSQEIKLVPYKVARASNGDVGVEVRGKGYSPPEISAMILQKMKTDAEAYLGEKITQAVITVPAYFNDSQRQATKDAGKIAGLEVLRIVNEPTAAALAYGLDKKKDEKIAVYDLGGGTFDVSILELGEGVFEVKSTNGDTHLGGDDFDEQIISWLVDEFKKDQGIDLRKDRMALQRLKEAAEKAKCELSTVLETEINLPFITADASGPKHLSIKLTRAKLEQLVDGLIQRSIGPCRQALKDAGLDPSNIDEVVLVGGQTRMPKVQALVRELFGKEPHKGVNPDEVVAIGAAIQAGVLVGDVKDVVLLDVTPLSLGIETLGGVMTRLIERNTTIPTRKSELFTTAADSQTSVEIHVLQGERQLARDSRTLGRFHLVGIPSAPRGLPQIEVSFDIDANGILNVVAKDLATSKEQKVTITASSGLTKDEIERMVKESDRCAEEDKKRREEIEVRNQLDSMCYQTEKLLNENREKLPIAELGTLETAISAAKEALKDEEAGKQREALDQLTKASHRLAELLYQQAQSKQAAPGEQSQGEPSQGAPEGGVVDAEFEDLGSKGDKK; translated from the coding sequence GTGCCAAAAGTTCTCGGTATTGACCTCGGAACAACCAATTCCGTAATGGCCATCATGGAGGCTGGAGACCCAGTCGTGGTCCCCAATGCCGAGGGCGGTCGGTTGACCCCTTCGGTCGTGGCCTTCTCGAAGGAGGGGGAGCGACTGGTAGGTCAAGTCGCCAAGCGGCAGGCAACCACCAACCCTGAAAACACGATCTTTTCTATCAAGCGCTTCATGGGTCGGCGTAATGAGGAGGTCAGCCAGGAGATCAAGCTGGTGCCGTACAAGGTGGCTCGGGCCAGCAATGGCGATGTCGGGGTTGAGGTAAGAGGGAAGGGCTATTCGCCACCAGAGATCTCCGCCATGATCCTCCAGAAAATGAAGACGGATGCCGAGGCCTATCTCGGGGAGAAGATCACGCAGGCGGTCATCACCGTTCCCGCCTATTTTAACGACTCGCAGCGCCAGGCCACCAAGGATGCCGGCAAGATCGCCGGTCTCGAGGTACTCCGGATCGTGAACGAGCCTACGGCGGCGGCGCTGGCCTACGGTTTGGACAAGAAAAAGGATGAGAAGATTGCCGTCTATGACCTGGGAGGGGGGACCTTCGACGTTTCGATTCTGGAGTTGGGTGAAGGGGTCTTTGAAGTCAAATCCACCAACGGCGATACCCACCTCGGAGGCGACGACTTCGACGAGCAGATCATCTCGTGGCTGGTGGATGAGTTTAAGAAGGATCAGGGGATCGACCTGCGTAAGGATCGGATGGCGCTTCAGCGCCTGAAAGAGGCTGCGGAAAAGGCCAAATGCGAACTCAGTACGGTACTGGAAACCGAGATCAACCTTCCATTTATCACGGCCGACGCTTCCGGCCCAAAGCACCTGAGCATCAAGCTCACTAGGGCGAAGCTCGAACAACTGGTCGATGGCCTGATCCAACGGTCCATCGGGCCCTGCCGTCAGGCATTGAAGGACGCCGGTCTCGATCCAAGCAATATCGATGAGGTTGTGCTGGTGGGCGGACAGACCAGGATGCCGAAGGTTCAAGCGCTCGTGCGCGAGCTCTTTGGAAAGGAGCCGCATAAAGGGGTCAATCCCGATGAGGTGGTCGCGATCGGCGCAGCCATTCAGGCCGGCGTGTTGGTCGGTGACGTCAAGGACGTGGTCCTCTTGGACGTGACACCTCTTTCGCTGGGGATCGAAACCTTGGGTGGGGTGATGACTCGGCTGATCGAACGTAACACCACCATCCCGACCCGCAAGAGCGAACTCTTCACGACGGCGGCAGATAGTCAGACCAGCGTGGAGATCCATGTCCTCCAGGGGGAGCGGCAACTGGCCAGGGACAGCCGGACGCTGGGCCGTTTTCACCTGGTGGGAATTCCATCGGCACCGCGCGGCCTTCCGCAAATCGAGGTCTCCTTCGACATCGACGCCAATGGGATCCTCAACGTTGTCGCCAAGGACCTTGCCACCAGCAAGGAGCAGAAGGTTACCATCACTGCCAGCTCCGGGCTCACCAAAGACGAGATCGAGCGAATGGTCAAAGAGTCCGATCGGTGCGCCGAGGAAGATAAGAAGCGGCGCGAGGAGATCGAGGTCCGAAACCAGCTTGACAGTATGTGCTATCAGACAGAGAAGTTACTGAACGAGAATCGCGAAAAACTCCCGATCGCCGAGTTGGGCACGCTGGAGACCGCCATCAGCGCGGCCAAGGAGGCCCTGAAGGACGAAGAGGCGGGAAAGCAGCGCGAGGCGCTTGATCAGCTCACCAAAGCCTCCCACCGGCTTGCTGAGCTGCTCTATCAGCAGGCCCAGAGCAAGCAGGCTGCCCCCGGTGAACAGAGCCAGGGTGAGCCATCGCAGGGAGCGCCAGAGGGTGGGGTGGTCGATGCTGAGTTCGAGGATCTCGGCAGTAAAGGCGACAAAAAATAG
- a CDS encoding heat shock protein transcriptional repressor HspR, translating into MGQRRRRYSISVVAEMFDIHPQTLRVYEREGLLRPARTEGNTRVYSQEDVERVELILRLTKELGVNLAGVEVILNMRDRMERMQRQMNELLRAMSEQFDAEMKHWESREEEGLVPVKRRGLLRRSAP; encoded by the coding sequence GTGGGGCAGCGACGGCGTCGATATTCGATTAGCGTCGTAGCCGAAATGTTCGATATCCACCCGCAGACCCTTCGGGTCTATGAGCGGGAGGGGCTGCTTCGTCCGGCTCGCACTGAGGGCAACACGCGGGTGTATTCGCAAGAGGATGTGGAGCGGGTTGAGCTGATCCTGCGGCTGACAAAAGAGCTCGGCGTGAATCTGGCGGGAGTGGAGGTCATCCTGAACATGCGGGACCGGATGGAAAGGATGCAGCGCCAGATGAATGAACTGCTGCGGGCGATGTCCGAACAATTCGATGCCGAGATGAAACACTGGGAGAGCCGCGAGGAGGAGGGGCTTGTGCCGGTCAAAAGACGCGGGCTGCTCCGGCGGAGCGCCCCTTAA
- a CDS encoding Hsp20/alpha crystallin family protein, whose amino-acid sequence MAIIRWDPFRDVMTLQERMNHLFDHALSRTRGDDKEGLTASMWSPSVDIFETPDSIVMKAELPGVSRDNIDIQVQDNTLTLKGERKSEHEVKEENYLRVERSYGAFQRTFNLPTGVQQGKIRAVFKDGVLEVTMPKAEEAKPTQVKIDVT is encoded by the coding sequence ATGGCGATTATTCGATGGGATCCATTCCGCGATGTCATGACGCTTCAGGAGCGGATGAATCACCTCTTCGATCATGCACTGTCCCGGACCCGTGGGGATGATAAGGAGGGGCTGACGGCCTCCATGTGGTCGCCTTCCGTGGATATCTTCGAGACTCCAGATAGCATCGTCATGAAGGCAGAGCTCCCTGGGGTAAGCCGGGACAACATCGACATCCAGGTGCAGGACAACACCCTGACACTGAAGGGCGAGCGAAAATCCGAGCATGAGGTCAAGGAGGAAAATTACCTTCGAGTCGAGCGCTCATACGGGGCATTTCAGCGCACCTTCAACTTGCCCACCGGTGTCCAACAGGGCAAGATCAGGGCGGTTTTCAAGGATGGTGTACTGGAGGTCACCATGCCGAAAGCGGAAGAGGCCAAACCCACGCAAGTAAAGATCGATGTAACGTGA
- a CDS encoding GatB/YqeY domain-containing protein yields MGVSKARLAEDLKAALKGGDRLRTSVLRLLCALIKNKEIEKRGELDDSEIIQAVIASCKLRKEAIEQYAKGGRDDLAAKEEAELKLLEAYLPPPLSPEELRKKIEGALAASQASSLKDMGKVMAILMPEISGRADGKEVSQMVKDALSRR; encoded by the coding sequence GTGGGCGTTTCAAAGGCACGATTGGCCGAAGACCTCAAGGCGGCCCTCAAGGGTGGGGATCGGCTGAGGACGTCAGTGCTTCGGCTTCTCTGCGCGCTCATCAAGAATAAGGAAATAGAAAAGCGGGGAGAGCTAGACGACTCTGAAATCATCCAGGCAGTGATTGCCTCTTGCAAGCTCCGAAAAGAGGCCATCGAACAGTATGCGAAGGGGGGACGAGATGATCTGGCCGCGAAGGAAGAGGCCGAACTCAAGCTCCTTGAGGCCTATCTACCTCCACCACTCTCACCTGAAGAGCTTCGAAAAAAGATAGAGGGGGCGCTTGCTGCGTCGCAGGCGAGCTCCCTCAAGGATATGGGGAAGGTTATGGCCATCCTGATGCCGGAGATCTCGGGTCGGGCTGATGGGAAGGAAGTGAGCCAGATGGTAAAAGATGCATTGTCGCGGCGGTGA
- the dnaJ gene encoding molecular chaperone DnaJ, protein MSKRDYYEVLGVRKGASDKEIKQAYRRLARKHHPDVNPNNKAAEAKFKEITEAYEVLSDTPKRQQYDQFGHQPLGVGRETGQRPGAGPGGFDFSQLDLGGHGGIEDLFSDIFGRRGQEAKTGPSKGEDLHYTIDLEFKDAVRGLSTEISLERRAPCPSCSGTGAGTGGQFHACPACEGSGRARGKLGLFGGQQACSRCKGTGKLPSSRCSSCHGTGTVLKAERISVKIPPGVENGSNVRVQGKGHMGRQGGPPGDLYIVTRVRPHPFFERKGDNIYCEVPITVTEAALGAKIEVPTVDGKASMRIPPETCSGQIFRLRGMGVPHLKGSGRGDQFVTVKIVLPQNLDTQSQELFRELGRLHPEDPRRTIWK, encoded by the coding sequence ATGAGTAAACGCGACTATTATGAGGTCCTTGGCGTCCGCAAAGGCGCTTCGGACAAGGAGATCAAGCAGGCCTACCGGCGTCTGGCCAGGAAGCACCACCCTGACGTCAACCCCAACAACAAAGCGGCCGAGGCGAAGTTCAAGGAGATCACCGAGGCGTATGAGGTCTTGAGTGACACGCCCAAGCGCCAGCAGTACGACCAGTTCGGGCACCAGCCACTTGGCGTGGGGCGTGAGACAGGCCAGAGGCCAGGAGCGGGACCGGGTGGGTTCGACTTCAGCCAGCTTGACCTCGGGGGCCATGGCGGAATAGAAGATCTCTTCTCTGACATCTTCGGCCGACGCGGGCAGGAGGCCAAGACCGGACCATCAAAGGGTGAAGATCTCCATTACACCATTGACCTTGAGTTCAAAGATGCGGTTAGGGGTCTGTCTACTGAGATCAGCCTCGAGCGACGTGCCCCTTGTCCATCCTGCTCAGGTACGGGTGCCGGGACGGGGGGCCAGTTTCACGCCTGCCCTGCCTGTGAAGGCAGCGGGCGGGCGCGAGGGAAGCTTGGGCTCTTTGGTGGACAGCAGGCATGCTCTCGGTGTAAGGGGACCGGAAAGTTGCCCTCATCCCGTTGCAGCTCCTGTCATGGGACGGGGACAGTGCTCAAGGCTGAGCGAATCTCCGTGAAGATCCCACCGGGCGTGGAAAATGGATCGAACGTCAGGGTCCAAGGGAAAGGCCATATGGGACGGCAGGGAGGCCCACCTGGAGACTTATACATCGTAACCCGCGTCCGCCCTCATCCCTTTTTCGAGCGCAAGGGGGATAATATCTATTGCGAGGTGCCGATTACCGTAACTGAGGCGGCGCTAGGGGCCAAGATCGAGGTCCCAACTGTAGACGGGAAGGCCTCGATGCGCATCCCCCCGGAGACGTGCAGCGGACAGATCTTTCGACTTCGTGGCATGGGGGTACCGCATCTGAAGGGATCGGGGCGTGGCGATCAGTTCGTTACCGTCAAGATCGTTCTGCCGCAGAATCTCGATACGCAATCGCAAGAGCTGTTCAGAGAACTGGGGCGTCTGCACCCGGAAGATCCGAGGCGCACGATCTGGAAGTAA
- the cutA gene encoding divalent-cation tolerance protein CutA, with the protein MEPTTTYIVVLITASSRQEAETIGKALVESRLAACVNISAGVTSLFRWQGAIEHQEEVLMLVKSRSDLLPSIIEVVKGLHSYTVPEVVALPILAGSPDYLAWVDESLR; encoded by the coding sequence ATGGAACCGACAACTACCTATATCGTCGTCCTGATTACAGCAAGCTCCAGACAGGAAGCTGAGACGATCGGTAAGGCGCTGGTCGAGTCCCGGCTGGCAGCCTGCGTGAACATCTCGGCCGGCGTGACCTCCCTCTTCCGGTGGCAGGGAGCGATCGAACACCAGGAGGAGGTGCTAATGCTGGTGAAGAGCCGCAGCGATCTCCTCCCCTCCATTATTGAGGTCGTAAAAGGGTTACACTCTTACACTGTACCGGAAGTGGTGGCATTACCCATCCTCGCCGGATCCCCTGACTACCTCGCGTGGGTGGACGAGTCGTTGCGGTAA
- a CDS encoding peptidylprolyl isomerase, with product METTKGKIKIKLFEKEAPKTVANFTELAEGKREWNDPNTGKKGKSHYFDGLIFHRVIPKFMIQGGDPTGTGRGGPGYRFDDEFHKELNHSKPGMLSMANAGPGTNGSQFFLTVAPTPFLDGKHSVFGEIVEGLDVAIAISNVSRDGNDRPREDVKITKVTIVRE from the coding sequence ATGGAAACCACAAAAGGCAAAATCAAAATCAAATTATTCGAAAAAGAAGCCCCAAAGACGGTGGCCAATTTTACCGAGCTCGCTGAGGGAAAGAGAGAATGGAACGATCCTAACACTGGAAAAAAGGGGAAATCTCATTACTTTGATGGGCTTATTTTTCACCGTGTTATTCCCAAATTCATGATTCAAGGTGGCGACCCCACGGGCACAGGCCGCGGTGGCCCCGGCTATCGTTTTGACGACGAGTTTCATAAAGAGCTCAATCATTCTAAACCTGGAATGCTTTCTATGGCTAATGCGGGCCCCGGCACCAACGGAAGTCAATTTTTTCTCACCGTTGCTCCCACTCCGTTTCTTGACGGCAAGCACTCAGTATTCGGTGAAATCGTAGAAGGTCTTGATGTGGCCATCGCCATTAGCAACGTTTCCCGCGACGGCAATGATCGACCGCGCGAAGATGTGAAAATAACCAAAGTGACTATCGTTCGAGAATAG
- a CDS encoding rod shape-determining protein — protein MLVIFDWFFGMFSSDLAIDLGTANTVIYVKGKGIVLSEPSVVAVKKGTNIVLKVGRDAKEMLGRTPGSIVAIRPLKDGVIADFDITEAMLKHFIVKVHNRKTLVRPRIVVGVPSGITQVEKRAIRDAAEQAGAREVYLMEEPMAAAIGAGLPIQDPVGNMIIDIGGGTTEVAVISLAGIVYAKSIRIAGDEMDEAIVQYLKRKYNLLVGERTAESVKIQIGSAFPFDEPRKIEIKGRDLIEGIPKAVTINDSDIREALHDPIYAILDAVRTALERTPPELAADIADKGIVMAGGGAMLHGLDLLISHETHLKVRVAEDPLSCVVLGTGRALDELDLLKRVCLET, from the coding sequence TTGCTCGTGATCTTCGATTGGTTTTTCGGTATGTTCTCTAGTGATCTGGCCATCGATCTTGGAACCGCTAATACGGTCATCTACGTGAAAGGCAAGGGGATTGTCCTTAGCGAGCCGTCGGTGGTGGCGGTCAAAAAAGGAACCAACATAGTCCTGAAGGTGGGACGCGACGCCAAGGAGATGCTCGGCCGGACCCCTGGTAGCATTGTCGCTATTCGCCCGTTGAAGGACGGCGTCATCGCCGACTTCGATATTACTGAGGCGATGCTCAAGCATTTCATCGTCAAGGTCCACAACCGAAAAACGCTGGTCCGACCTCGAATCGTGGTCGGCGTCCCCTCCGGTATCACGCAGGTCGAGAAACGCGCCATTCGCGATGCTGCGGAGCAGGCTGGGGCGCGCGAGGTCTACCTGATGGAAGAGCCCATGGCCGCAGCGATCGGGGCTGGACTCCCGATCCAGGACCCCGTAGGCAACATGATCATCGACATCGGGGGCGGCACAACCGAGGTGGCTGTCATCTCCCTGGCGGGGATCGTGTACGCCAAGTCGATCAGGATTGCTGGAGACGAGATGGATGAGGCGATTGTCCAGTACCTGAAGCGGAAGTACAACCTGCTCGTAGGAGAACGGACCGCAGAGAGCGTGAAGATCCAGATCGGATCGGCGTTTCCGTTCGACGAGCCGCGCAAGATCGAGATCAAGGGGCGCGATCTGATTGAGGGTATCCCCAAGGCGGTCACCATCAACGACAGCGACATTCGAGAGGCCCTTCACGATCCGATCTATGCCATCCTGGACGCGGTCCGAACAGCTCTAGAGCGAACACCGCCGGAACTGGCCGCCGACATCGCGGATAAGGGGATTGTGATGGCCGGCGGTGGGGCCATGCTTCACGGCCTTGATCTCCTGATCTCCCATGAGACCCACCTCAAGGTCCGGGTGGCTGAAGACCCACTCTCGTGCGTCGTACTCGGAACAGGGAGGGCGCTGGATGAGCTGGATCTCCTCAAGAGGGTGTGCCTCGAGACGTAG
- a CDS encoding LysM peptidoglycan-binding domain-containing protein, producing the protein MYQRFPRRPLGVAVAMSLGVSLLAFTPALPSEEPTRLPVRGTQTSGHSLQPLSYSKHQLTAAVVLPHGIQGVQPQSAAVDSTPRKTGEDEGVLRNGLVHSSSGLQALAAGNRAKAQEELEISTSILAKISGVATSGNLRFQLIEEIALLKAALSGASPGQEVIGQANEQDEEEDEADTEAAPDLVAPEEAQRLAPAQGEIVSMPDLDLSNFDVPIVLNEQVKAYILYYQGRKQGVMNRAFERSGRYLPMMRGIFRDQDLPLDLINLAYIESTFNYRAYSKAKASGIWQFIKATGNRYGMKVTYWLDERRDPEKATRGAAAYMKELYGMFHSWPLALAAYNAGENRIQRAIERQGTTDFWSLKLPKETQLFVPAFMAITIIAKDPARYGFTAPVEEPWEVERVTVPGAIELRAIARAVGVPSDVIRDLNPALMRGVTPVTSAGHEISLPLGTKGILLANLDQLPRSTSREVVQVAGRWHRVKRGESLGSIASQHKTTAAGLANLNGVKVSDGLKVGALLRLSPAKPSSERATIVARSTRPQTGATRTQEATPPSRSSTHIVKRGDTLFGIARAYAVTPEELRRWNDNDLRGQTKIRPGQSLRLSSEQALQVVAQAGKSNREVHRSAPAASTVPALYHRVKRGDTLWAIARIHDVTPEELRRWNDLGRQAKLRTGQDLMIRLSES; encoded by the coding sequence ATGTACCAGCGATTCCCTCGAAGGCCCCTAGGGGTAGCGGTCGCCATGTCGTTGGGCGTATCGCTCCTTGCCTTTACTCCAGCCTTACCTTCCGAGGAGCCGACCCGCCTGCCTGTGCGTGGCACGCAGACAAGTGGTCATAGCCTACAGCCGCTGAGCTACTCTAAGCATCAGCTCACAGCCGCTGTCGTCTTACCCCATGGCATTCAGGGTGTCCAACCCCAGAGCGCAGCCGTTGACAGCACACCTCGAAAGACAGGAGAAGACGAGGGGGTCCTTCGGAATGGGTTGGTCCATTCTTCCAGTGGGTTGCAAGCATTGGCGGCAGGGAATCGAGCCAAGGCCCAGGAAGAGTTGGAGATCTCAACGAGTATCCTGGCGAAGATCTCCGGGGTAGCGACTTCAGGTAATCTTCGCTTCCAGCTCATTGAAGAAATAGCTCTCCTCAAGGCGGCACTTTCTGGCGCCTCTCCAGGTCAAGAAGTCATTGGCCAGGCAAACGAACAGGATGAGGAAGAGGACGAAGCCGATACGGAGGCGGCCCCTGACCTTGTCGCTCCCGAAGAAGCGCAGAGGCTGGCGCCTGCGCAGGGCGAGATCGTTTCGATGCCTGATCTGGACCTGAGCAACTTTGACGTGCCGATCGTACTCAATGAACAAGTCAAGGCGTACATCCTGTACTATCAAGGCCGAAAGCAGGGGGTGATGAACCGGGCCTTTGAGCGTTCAGGGCGGTACCTGCCGATGATGCGCGGAATCTTTCGGGATCAGGACCTCCCGTTGGATCTGATCAATCTGGCGTACATCGAAAGCACCTTCAACTATCGCGCTTACTCCAAGGCAAAGGCCTCCGGGATCTGGCAGTTCATCAAAGCGACCGGGAATCGGTATGGAATGAAGGTGACCTACTGGCTTGATGAACGACGGGATCCGGAAAAAGCAACCCGCGGGGCAGCCGCCTACATGAAAGAGCTGTACGGGATGTTTCATTCCTGGCCGCTGGCGCTGGCCGCGTACAACGCAGGCGAGAATCGAATTCAGCGGGCTATCGAACGGCAGGGGACTACTGATTTCTGGTCATTAAAGCTTCCGAAAGAGACCCAACTCTTTGTCCCGGCCTTCATGGCGATCACCATCATTGCCAAGGACCCAGCTCGGTACGGTTTCACTGCGCCGGTTGAGGAGCCCTGGGAGGTAGAGCGAGTGACGGTACCCGGGGCCATTGAGCTTCGTGCTATTGCTCGGGCGGTGGGCGTTCCGTCCGATGTCATCCGTGATCTCAATCCAGCCTTGATGCGTGGGGTGACCCCTGTCACCTCCGCTGGGCATGAGATCTCTCTGCCGCTTGGCACGAAGGGAATCCTTTTGGCCAACCTGGATCAGTTGCCGAGATCCACTTCCCGTGAGGTGGTTCAGGTCGCAGGCCGGTGGCATCGGGTGAAAAGAGGGGAGAGTCTGGGGTCGATCGCGTCGCAGCACAAGACGACCGCTGCCGGGCTCGCCAACCTCAATGGGGTAAAAGTTAGCGATGGGCTGAAGGTAGGGGCGCTGCTCCGATTGTCGCCAGCCAAACCATCGAGTGAGCGAGCCACAATCGTTGCTCGATCTACCCGCCCCCAGACAGGCGCAACGCGGACCCAGGAGGCCACTCCACCCTCCCGCTCCAGCACCCACATCGTCAAGCGCGGCGACACACTCTTTGGCATCGCCAGGGCCTACGCTGTCACGCCTGAGGAACTCCGACGATGGAATGATAACGATCTGAGAGGCCAGACGAAGATCAGACCTGGGCAGTCCCTTCGACTTAGCTCAGAGCAGGCATTACAGGTGGTCGCTCAGGCTGGTAAGAGCAACCGTGAGGTTCACCGGAGCGCTCCTGCTGCTTCCACAGTCCCTGCCCTGTATCACCGGGTGAAAAGAGGCGATACCCTATGGGCGATCGCCAGAATCCATGATGTCACGCCGGAAGAACTCCGCCGATGGAATGACCTTGGGCGTCAGGCCAAGCTCCGTACGGGTCAGGATCTGATGATCCGTCTCAGCGAGAGCTAA
- a CDS encoding peptidylprolyl isomerase, with product MRGYKKALGITMWLVIFAFVGTTFLVWGFRSASGPGGQDTQNPIAAVEGEKIPYTEYQQAYQRQYRQYQEKLGDKFDEKILEQLNLKGQIVEALIGRRLLLHEAKRLGIVISPDELVAEITKMPVFSNATGFNRDQYLRTLQSASLTPERFEEGLREDLLIRKVEEWVKGGIHLLPDEEWEAFRFNRASVKAEYLLFSDSKTQQATIQKVAGLAKEKKSWEEIVKASGLKPLVSDFFSWDRDLPQVLDQQTFKETALALERGTISPIIQGTKASYILRVSDRKDPSPAEFEREKAQFSHGLLGRKRDQVFTDWIRQVRARAKVKIETASL from the coding sequence ATGCGAGGATATAAAAAAGCGCTAGGCATTACGATGTGGCTAGTGATCTTTGCCTTTGTTGGGACCACCTTCCTAGTCTGGGGATTCCGTTCCGCGTCTGGTCCTGGCGGGCAGGACACCCAGAATCCCATTGCTGCCGTTGAGGGTGAGAAAATTCCCTATACGGAGTATCAGCAGGCCTACCAGCGTCAGTATCGGCAGTACCAAGAGAAATTGGGTGATAAGTTTGATGAAAAAATCCTCGAACAACTGAACCTGAAAGGGCAGATCGTAGAAGCGCTCATTGGGCGTCGTCTACTGCTTCACGAGGCGAAGCGATTGGGCATTGTGATTAGCCCTGACGAACTGGTCGCAGAGATCACAAAGATGCCGGTCTTCAGCAACGCGACCGGTTTCAACCGCGACCAGTATCTCCGGACCCTCCAATCTGCGAGCCTGACCCCTGAGAGGTTCGAGGAGGGCCTGCGTGAGGATCTGCTGATTCGTAAGGTTGAAGAGTGGGTGAAGGGAGGGATTCATCTCCTCCCGGATGAGGAGTGGGAGGCGTTTCGCTTTAACCGAGCTTCCGTGAAGGCCGAGTACTTGTTGTTCTCAGATTCAAAGACACAACAGGCCACCATTCAGAAAGTTGCCGGACTGGCCAAGGAGAAAAAATCCTGGGAGGAGATCGTCAAGGCGTCCGGACTCAAGCCGCTTGTCAGCGATTTCTTCTCATGGGATCGTGATCTCCCGCAGGTACTGGATCAGCAGACGTTTAAAGAGACCGCGTTGGCGCTGGAGCGGGGGACAATCAGCCCGATCATCCAAGGTACGAAGGCGAGCTACATCCTCCGAGTCTCCGATCGAAAAGACCCGAGTCCCGCAGAATTCGAACGCGAGAAAGCCCAATTCAGCCATGGGCTTTTGGGAAGGAAGCGGGATCAGGTGTTTACCGACTGGATTCGCCAAGTGCGGGCGCGGGCCAAGGTGAAGATCGAGACGGCTAGCCTCTGA
- the htpX gene encoding zinc metalloprotease HtpX encodes MSNTLKTGALLGLMTGLLVLIGGYFGGSQGMGFAFVMAFLMNFGAYWFSDRIVLAMYRAQPVSEAEAPELHRIVQGLALRANMPMPRLYILPTEAPNAFATGRDPEHAAVAATQGILRILNEEELEGVLSHELAHVRNRDTLISTIAATLAGVIVMLARMAMWMPYFGGGGRDNEDRGGGALGFVFLAILAPIAATLIQLAISRSREFQADETGARLTHKPYALASALQKLEVGATRLPMDANPATSHMFIVNPIRGNALFKLFSTHPPVEERIARLQALVA; translated from the coding sequence ATGAGTAATACGTTGAAAACTGGAGCCCTGCTCGGGCTGATGACCGGTCTACTGGTCTTGATTGGAGGCTACTTTGGCGGGAGCCAAGGGATGGGTTTCGCCTTCGTCATGGCCTTTCTGATGAACTTTGGGGCCTATTGGTTCTCGGATCGAATTGTCCTGGCGATGTACAGGGCCCAGCCTGTCAGCGAGGCTGAAGCGCCGGAGTTGCACAGGATCGTCCAGGGGCTGGCGCTGAGGGCTAATATGCCGATGCCTCGCCTCTACATCCTTCCCACCGAGGCTCCAAACGCCTTTGCGACCGGGCGGGACCCTGAGCATGCGGCTGTCGCCGCCACCCAGGGGATCCTGCGGATTCTCAATGAAGAAGAGTTGGAGGGGGTGCTGTCGCATGAGCTGGCCCACGTGCGCAATCGCGATACGCTGATCAGCACGATCGCGGCGACGCTTGCCGGCGTGATTGTGATGCTGGCCCGGATGGCGATGTGGATGCCGTACTTTGGTGGCGGCGGCCGCGATAATGAGGACCGCGGGGGCGGCGCGCTGGGATTTGTGTTTCTGGCCATCCTGGCCCCTATCGCAGCGACCTTGATCCAGTTGGCGATCTCGCGGTCCCGAGAGTTTCAGGCCGACGAGACGGGCGCCCGGCTGACCCACAAGCCGTATGCATTGGCCTCGGCCTTGCAAAAGCTTGAGGTTGGAGCCACCCGTCTGCCCATGGATGCCAACCCTGCTACCTCGCATATGTTCATTGTGAACCCAATCCGGGGGAATGCGCTGTTCAAGCTGTTCTCCACCCACCCACCCGTCGAGGAGCGCATTGCCCGTTTGCAAGCGCTTGTGGCCTGA
- a CDS encoding peptidylprolyl isomerase encodes MRAKSDRNGSHSESRCAQNSAGSQFYITLAPQPALYSGYTVFGQVVEGMDVVMKIKKGDIMTKVTVVEATR; translated from the coding sequence ATACGCGCAAAATCTGACCGGAACGGTAGCCATAGCGAAAGTCGCTGCGCCCAAAACAGCGCCGGGAGTCAGTTCTATATCACTCTGGCGCCACAACCCGCGCTGTACAGCGGGTACACAGTGTTCGGCCAGGTCGTGGAGGGAATGGATGTCGTAATGAAGATCAAGAAAGGGGACATCATGACGAAGGTTACCGTTGTCGAGGCCACCCGCTAA